A window of Rhodococcus sp. SGAir0479 contains these coding sequences:
- the rsmG gene encoding 16S rRNA (guanine(527)-N(7))-methyltransferase RsmG encodes MFHVELVDEQWDVAGAVARVFGERKALAEAYHASLASDGVVRGLIGPREVPRLWVRHVLNCGVLGELVGAHESVVDVGSGAGLPGVPLAIARPDVRVTLVEPLLRRSVYLQEIVDSLGLDNVTVVRGRAEDGGVVKEAGGADVVTSRAVAPLEKLARWSLPLVRVGGRMLALKGSSAADEISRDRAALARLGAGKLEVVECGTETLPVPTVVVSAERMAQHGRRHR; translated from the coding sequence ATGTTTCACGTGGAACTGGTTGATGAGCAATGGGATGTCGCCGGTGCGGTGGCACGGGTGTTCGGTGAACGCAAGGCGTTGGCGGAGGCGTATCACGCATCCTTGGCGTCGGACGGCGTGGTGCGCGGCTTGATCGGCCCGCGCGAGGTGCCGCGGTTGTGGGTGCGGCACGTACTCAACTGTGGAGTCCTCGGAGAGTTGGTGGGGGCGCACGAGTCCGTGGTGGACGTCGGCTCGGGCGCCGGTCTGCCGGGTGTGCCCCTGGCGATCGCGCGGCCGGATGTGCGGGTGACGTTGGTGGAGCCGCTGCTTCGCCGGTCGGTGTATCTGCAAGAGATCGTCGACTCCCTCGGCCTCGACAACGTGACGGTCGTCCGCGGCCGCGCCGAGGACGGCGGCGTCGTCAAGGAGGCGGGCGGCGCCGACGTGGTCACGTCGCGTGCGGTGGCGCCGCTGGAGAAGTTGGCCCGGTGGTCGTTGCCGTTGGTGCGCGTCGGTGGTCGGATGCTGGCACTGAAGGGTTCGAGTGCGGCGGACGAGATTTCCCGGGACCGTGCTGCGTTGGCGCGACTGGGAGCTGGCAAACTCGAGGTGGTCGAGTGCGGCACGGAGACGTTGCCGGTTCCGACGGTTGTGGTGAGTGCCGAGCGAATGGCTCAACACGGCCGCCGGCATCGCTGA
- the rsmG gene encoding 16S rRNA (guanine(527)-N(7))-methyltransferase RsmG, translated as MFHVEPVDEQWDVVGAVARVFGERTPVAEAYHASLASDGVARGLIGPREVPRLWTRHVLNCAVLGELVGVGETVVDVGSGAGLPGVPLAIARPDVRVTLVEPLLRRSVYLQEFVESVGLTNVTVVRGRAEQAGVVKEVGGADVVTSRAVAPLEKLARWSLPLVRVGGRMLALKGSSAAEEIARDRAALTRLGAGRLEVVECGAAVLPVPTAVVSAERVAHHRHRGQRR; from the coding sequence ATGTTTCACGTGGAACCGGTTGATGAGCAGTGGGACGTTGTCGGTGCGGTGGCGCGGGTGTTCGGCGAACGGACGCCCGTGGCGGAGGCGTACCACGCCTCGTTGGCGTCGGACGGCGTGGCGCGGGGGCTGATCGGCCCGCGGGAGGTGCCGCGACTGTGGACGCGGCACGTCCTCAACTGTGCGGTGTTGGGCGAACTGGTCGGCGTCGGTGAGACCGTCGTGGACGTGGGTTCGGGAGCGGGGCTGCCCGGTGTGCCGTTGGCGATCGCGCGGCCGGATGTGCGAGTGACGCTGGTGGAACCACTGTTGCGCCGGTCGGTGTACCTGCAGGAGTTCGTGGAGTCGGTGGGACTGACCAATGTCACCGTCGTGCGGGGGCGGGCGGAGCAGGCGGGAGTCGTCAAGGAAGTCGGCGGCGCCGACGTCGTCACCTCGCGAGCGGTGGCGCCGCTCGAGAAGCTGGCCAGGTGGTCGTTGCCGTTGGTGCGCGTCGGCGGTCGAATGCTGGCGTTGAAGGGTTCGAGCGCGGCCGAGGAGATCGCGCGTGATCGTGCGGCACTGACACGGCTGGGTGCCGGCCGGCTCGAGGTCGTCGAGTGCGGTGCGGCTGTCCTGCCGGTACCCACCGCGGTGGTGTCCGCCGAAAGGGTTGCGCACCACCGGCACCGCGGTCAGCGGCGCTGA
- a CDS encoding Jag family protein — translation MTSEQDIAREGEDRENTDVALETRNADTDTGTDTDTEDDLVEEGEIAGDYLEQLLDVLDFDGDIDLDVEGDRAVVSIDGGNDLSKLVGRKGEVLDALQELTRLAVQQSTGVRSRLMLDVAGWRAGRRSELSALGNAAAERVLASGEREELTPMTPFERKIVHDAVAKVAGVSSESEGAEPNRRVVVIKD, via the coding sequence ATGACCAGTGAGCAGGACATCGCCCGGGAGGGTGAGGACAGAGAGAACACGGACGTGGCACTCGAGACTCGGAATGCGGATACCGATACCGGCACCGACACCGACACCGAGGACGATCTGGTCGAGGAAGGCGAGATCGCCGGTGACTACCTCGAGCAGCTGCTCGACGTCCTGGACTTCGACGGCGACATCGACCTCGACGTCGAGGGTGATCGTGCGGTCGTGAGCATCGACGGCGGCAACGACCTGTCGAAGCTGGTCGGCCGTAAGGGTGAGGTGCTCGACGCGCTGCAGGAGCTGACCCGCCTCGCGGTCCAGCAGTCGACGGGCGTGCGCAGCCGCCTGATGCTCGATGTCGCAGGGTGGCGCGCGGGCCGTCGCAGCGAACTCTCCGCCCTCGGCAACGCGGCAGCCGAGCGCGTCCTGGCCTCGGGCGAACGCGAGGAGTTGACGCCGATGACGCCGTTCGAACGCAAGATCGTTCACGACGCGGTCGCGAAGGTTGCCGGCGTCTCCAGCGAGAGCGAGGGCGCCGAGCCCAACCGCCGCGTCGTCGTGATCAAGGACTGA
- the yidC gene encoding membrane protein insertase YidC has protein sequence MLDFIYYPVSWILWVWHKVFGAVLGPDNGFAWALAVMFLVFTLRAILYKPFVKQVRTTRQMQELQPQIKALQKKYSKDRQRMALEMQKLQKEHGFNPLMGCLPVLLQAPVFIGLFHVLRSFNRTGTGMGQLGLTAEQNASIGNYAFSPEDVQSFLSARLFGAPISAAITSPESVLQSFEPFGGVPSTLNIALVAVPLMIVASVATHFNSRASVARQSAAAAANPQSAIMNKLALWVFPLGVLVGGPFLMIAILLYWVSNNIWTYAQQHIVFRRIDAEEAAKKQAVIERRADNAPKPGARPKADKKKTSAQPAPVVDAEVEDAASTDGDDGGGSKDAGSPAPRPKPKPRPAANRPKSNKRKRR, from the coding sequence GTGCTCGACTTCATTTACTATCCGGTGTCCTGGATCCTGTGGGTCTGGCACAAGGTGTTCGGCGCCGTGCTCGGACCGGACAACGGCTTCGCGTGGGCGCTGGCCGTCATGTTCCTCGTCTTCACGCTGCGTGCCATCCTCTACAAGCCGTTCGTGAAGCAGGTGCGTACGACGCGGCAGATGCAGGAACTGCAGCCGCAGATCAAGGCACTGCAGAAGAAGTATTCCAAGGACCGCCAGCGCATGGCGCTGGAGATGCAGAAGCTCCAGAAGGAGCACGGCTTCAACCCGCTCATGGGCTGCCTTCCGGTGCTGCTCCAGGCGCCGGTGTTCATCGGTCTGTTCCACGTCCTGCGGTCGTTCAACCGCACCGGCACGGGCATGGGTCAGCTGGGCCTGACGGCGGAGCAGAACGCCTCGATCGGTAACTACGCCTTCAGCCCGGAAGACGTCCAGTCCTTCCTGAGCGCCCGACTGTTCGGTGCGCCGATCTCCGCCGCGATCACGTCGCCGGAGAGTGTGCTGCAGTCCTTCGAGCCGTTCGGCGGCGTGCCGTCCACGCTGAACATCGCGCTGGTCGCAGTCCCGCTGATGATCGTCGCCTCGGTCGCGACGCACTTCAACTCGCGTGCCTCGGTGGCCCGCCAGAGTGCCGCGGCCGCCGCGAACCCGCAGTCCGCGATCATGAACAAGCTGGCGCTGTGGGTGTTCCCGCTCGGCGTGCTCGTCGGTGGCCCCTTCCTGATGATCGCGATCCTGCTGTACTGGGTCTCGAACAACATCTGGACCTACGCGCAGCAGCACATCGTCTTCCGCCGGATCGATGCCGAGGAAGCGGCCAAGAAGCAGGCCGTCATCGAGCGGCGTGCGGACAACGCCCCCAAGCCCGGTGCCCGGCCCAAGGCCGACAAGAAGAAGACGTCTGCCCAGCCCGCCCCCGTCGTGGACGCGGAAGTCGAGGACGCAGCGTCGACGGACGGTGACGACGGCGGCGGCAGCAAGGACGCAGGCTCGCCCGCCCCGCGGCCCAAGCCGAAACCGCGGCCGGCCGCGAACCGTCCCAAGAGCAACAAGCGCAAGCGACGCTGA
- the yidD gene encoding membrane protein insertion efficiency factor YidD codes for MSSEPDEARTDSGPRSSSFVAHLWTTLRRLPARVLIFLIELYRTYVSPLRLPTCRFTPTCSEYAVEALRTHGAVKGSALTVVRLVKCAPWHSGGWDPVPERRGRHIHSVSRE; via the coding sequence ATGAGCAGCGAACCCGATGAGGCGCGGACCGACAGTGGTCCGCGCTCTTCGTCGTTCGTGGCACACCTGTGGACGACGCTGCGACGCCTCCCCGCGCGCGTCCTGATCTTCCTCATCGAGCTGTACCGAACCTATGTGTCTCCACTCCGCCTCCCCACGTGCCGGTTCACGCCGACGTGCAGCGAGTACGCGGTCGAGGCACTGCGCACCCACGGTGCGGTCAAGGGGTCGGCGCTCACCGTGGTGCGACTCGTGAAGTGCGCGCCCTGGCACTCTGGAGGATGGGATCCGGTCCCGGAACGTCGGGGCCGGCACATCCACAGCGTGAGCCGGGAATGA
- the rnpA gene encoding ribonuclease P protein component, with product MLPEPYRLRRRADFSATVRGGRRMGRRDLVVHALERGSTDTLVSIGGPRFGLVVSKAVGPAVIRHRVARRFRHICAGLVDTVPVDTDVVIRALPGSATASSRELDKQLRSILRRMGLLADEGKPA from the coding sequence GTGTTACCTGAGCCGTATCGCCTGCGTCGCCGCGCGGATTTCTCCGCGACGGTGCGTGGCGGACGACGTATGGGTAGACGGGATCTGGTCGTCCACGCTCTGGAGCGTGGCTCGACCGACACCCTGGTGAGCATCGGCGGTCCGCGTTTCGGGCTCGTCGTCAGCAAGGCAGTCGGGCCGGCAGTGATTCGACATCGAGTCGCTCGCCGGTTTCGTCATATCTGCGCCGGTTTGGTCGACACCGTTCCCGTCGACACCGACGTGGTGATTCGCGCGTTGCCGGGATCGGCGACCGCAAGTTCCCGGGAACTCGACAAACAGCTGCGATCGATCCTGCGACGGATGGGTCTGTTGGCTGACGAAGGTAAGCCGGCATGA
- the rpmH gene encoding 50S ribosomal protein L34: MAKGKRTFQPNNRRRARVHGFRLRMRTRAGRAIVSARRRKGRASLTA, from the coding sequence GTGGCCAAGGGCAAGCGGACGTTCCAGCCGAACAATCGCCGCCGCGCGCGCGTTCACGGCTTCCGTCTTCGTATGCGTACCCGTGCGGGTCGTGCAATCGTTTCGGCGCGTCGCCGTAAGGGCCGCGCTTCCCTCACCGCCTGA
- the dnaA gene encoding chromosomal replication initiator protein DnaA, giving the protein MNDDPNALASVWRDVVAELTSDVDGGSSLTKAQKAWLALVKPLTYAQGFALLSVPSPLAQEAIERDLREPILRALNLHLGQRVEGLGVRIAAPEDVADQDEPPVVDSSDGVARDAERVGAYADSAYTDTGYTDGTGPMRRRHLAMGVGEPASPESADHEEVDDDREALASVHESWPSYFTKPPAGPSTGSTGGNSLNAKYTFDTFVIGASNRFAHAAAVAIAEAPARAYNPLFIWGASGLGKTHLLHAAGHYAQRLFPGMRVKYVSTEEFTNDFINSLRDDRKVAFKRRYRETDILLVDDIQFIEGKEGIQEEFFHTFNTLHNANKQIVVSSDRPPKQLATLEERLRTRFEWGLITDVQPPELETRIAILSKKARMDRLDVPHDVLELIASRIERNIRELEGALIRVTAFASLNRQALDLKLAEVVLRDLMPDSAALEINAATIMAVTAEYFNTSIDDLCGPGKARPLAQARQIAMYLCRELTDLSLPKIGQTFGRDHTTVMYADKKIRKEMTERRKVYDQVQELTARIKQRSKS; this is encoded by the coding sequence GTGAACGACGATCCGAACGCCTTGGCGAGTGTCTGGCGCGACGTCGTTGCAGAACTGACCTCCGACGTCGACGGCGGTAGCTCCCTGACCAAGGCCCAGAAGGCTTGGCTCGCGCTGGTCAAACCGCTCACGTACGCCCAGGGCTTCGCGTTGCTCTCGGTCCCGTCCCCGCTCGCGCAGGAAGCGATCGAGCGGGATCTGCGCGAACCGATCCTGCGCGCTCTCAACCTGCACCTCGGTCAGAGGGTCGAGGGGCTCGGCGTGCGTATCGCCGCTCCCGAGGACGTCGCCGACCAGGACGAGCCGCCCGTCGTCGACAGCTCCGACGGGGTGGCGCGGGACGCCGAACGTGTCGGTGCCTATGCCGATTCCGCGTACACCGACACCGGTTACACCGACGGCACCGGCCCGATGCGCCGCCGGCACCTGGCGATGGGCGTCGGCGAACCGGCGTCCCCCGAGTCGGCCGACCACGAGGAGGTCGACGACGATCGGGAGGCGCTGGCCAGCGTCCACGAATCGTGGCCGTCCTACTTCACCAAGCCGCCGGCCGGCCCCTCCACCGGATCGACTGGTGGCAACAGCCTCAACGCGAAGTACACCTTCGACACCTTCGTCATCGGGGCCTCCAACCGCTTCGCGCACGCCGCGGCCGTCGCCATCGCCGAAGCGCCCGCCCGCGCCTACAACCCGCTGTTCATCTGGGGTGCGTCCGGCCTCGGCAAGACGCACCTGCTGCACGCGGCCGGGCACTACGCGCAGCGTCTGTTCCCGGGGATGCGGGTCAAGTACGTCTCCACCGAGGAGTTCACGAACGACTTCATCAACAGTCTTCGTGACGACCGCAAGGTGGCGTTCAAGCGCCGCTACCGCGAGACCGACATCCTGCTCGTCGACGACATCCAGTTCATCGAGGGCAAGGAGGGCATCCAGGAGGAGTTCTTCCACACCTTCAACACCCTCCACAACGCCAACAAGCAGATCGTGGTCTCGTCGGACCGGCCACCCAAGCAGCTCGCGACGCTCGAGGAGCGGCTGCGCACCCGGTTCGAGTGGGGCCTGATCACCGACGTCCAGCCGCCCGAACTCGAGACCCGGATCGCGATCCTGTCGAAGAAGGCCCGGATGGACCGACTGGACGTTCCGCACGACGTCCTCGAGTTGATCGCCAGCCGCATCGAACGCAACATTCGTGAGCTCGAGGGTGCCCTCATCCGCGTCACGGCGTTCGCGTCGCTCAACCGTCAGGCCCTCGACCTCAAGCTGGCCGAGGTGGTCCTGCGCGACCTCATGCCGGATTCGGCGGCTCTCGAGATCAACGCGGCCACGATCATGGCCGTGACCGCGGAGTACTTCAACACGTCGATCGACGACCTGTGCGGCCCCGGTAAGGCCCGTCCGCTCGCGCAGGCCCGCCAGATCGCGATGTACCTGTGCCGTGAGCTCACCGACCTGTCCCTGCCCAAGATCGGTCAGACGTTCGGCAGGGACCACACCACGGTCATGTACGCGGACAAGAAGATCCGCAAGGAGATGACCGAGCGCCGCAAGGTGTACGACCAGGTCCAGGAGCTCACCGCCCGCATCAAGCAGCGGTCCAAGAGCTAG